From Neisseria musculi, the proteins below share one genomic window:
- a CDS encoding HU family DNA-binding protein, whose translation MNKSELIEAIAQEADISKAAAAKALDGMTNAVTSALKKGDTVTLVGFGTFYVGERAERQGRNPKTGEPLTIAAAKTPKFRAGKALKDAL comes from the coding sequence GTGAACAAGTCTGAACTGATTGAAGCCATTGCCCAAGAGGCAGATATTTCCAAAGCCGCCGCCGCCAAAGCTTTGGACGGTATGACCAATGCCGTAACCAGTGCGCTGAAAAAAGGCGATACCGTAACTTTAGTGGGTTTCGGTACTTTCTACGTTGGCGAACGTGCCGAACGTCAAGGCCGTAACCCGAAAACCGGCGAGCCACTGACCATCGCTGCTGCCAAAACTCCGAAATTCCGCGCAGGAAAAGCTTTGAAAGACGCTCTGTAA
- the lon gene encoding endopeptidase La, with the protein MATNKHSEEYAVLATLPLRDVVVYPHMVLPLFVGREKSIAALDSAMAKDEPVFLLAQRDPNEENPGAGDLHKMGTVAQVMQVLKLPDGTVKVLVEGIRRGRALHVEDNGELFVSHVESAEDTDADIPDMEALRRTLLSQFDQFAKLNKKIPAEVIGTIHGISDNSRLVDTVAAHLQLKLEQRQDVLGMVSIAGRMEYLLGQLEAELDIMQVEKRIRGRVKRQMEKSQREYYLNEQVKAIQKELGEEDERGELEALEKQIKEAGMSKEAEEKSLSELKKLKMMPPMSAESTVVRNYIDTLLELPWKKKSRVSKDLAKADLVLNADHYGLEKVKERILEYLAVQKRMDKIKGPILCLVGPPGVGKTSLGESIAKATGRQYVRMALGGVRDESEIRGHRRTYIGSMPGKILQNMAKAGVKNPLFLLDEIDKLGSDFRGDPASALLEVLDPEQNNKFADHYAEVDYDLSDVMFIATSNSLNIPHALLDRMEIIRLSGYTEDEKINIAMQYLVPKQMKRNGVKEGELEIAESAVRDIIRYYTREAGVRSLDREIAKICRKVVMQITLAADKKTAAAVKGRLKAKTVKVTEKNLHNYLGVRRFDYGVAEDENRIGQVTGLAWTEVGGELLTIEAAALPGKGNIIRTGQLGDVMKESVSAAWSVVRSRAETVGLAPDFYEKKDIHIHVPEGATPKDGPSAGIAMTLAMVSAFTQIPVRADVAMTGEITLRGEVLPIGGLKEKLLAALRGGIKHVLIPKDNVKDLEEIPDNVKEGLTIHPVKWIDEVLALGLEHQPEPWKTEKNAAEAVLTGTENQSSTKATKH; encoded by the coding sequence ATGGCAACAAACAAGCATTCTGAGGAATATGCCGTTTTGGCAACCTTGCCGCTGAGGGACGTGGTGGTTTATCCGCACATGGTGCTGCCCTTGTTTGTGGGGCGCGAAAAATCCATTGCGGCACTCGATTCGGCCATGGCCAAAGACGAACCGGTGTTTCTGCTCGCCCAGCGCGACCCCAACGAAGAAAATCCCGGTGCCGGAGATTTGCATAAAATGGGCACGGTAGCCCAAGTGATGCAGGTGTTGAAGCTGCCGGACGGCACCGTGAAAGTGCTGGTGGAAGGTATCCGCCGCGGCCGCGCCCTCCATGTGGAAGACAACGGCGAACTGTTTGTTTCGCATGTGGAATCCGCCGAAGACACCGATGCCGACATTCCTGATATGGAAGCCCTGCGCCGCACCTTGCTGTCGCAGTTCGACCAGTTTGCCAAACTGAACAAAAAAATTCCGGCCGAAGTGATCGGCACCATCCACGGCATCTCCGACAACAGCCGCTTGGTCGACACCGTTGCCGCCCACCTGCAACTCAAACTCGAACAGCGCCAAGACGTATTGGGCATGGTCAGCATTGCCGGGCGCATGGAATACCTGCTTGGCCAGCTTGAAGCCGAACTCGACATCATGCAGGTAGAAAAACGCATCCGCGGCCGCGTGAAACGCCAAATGGAAAAATCGCAGCGCGAGTATTATCTTAACGAACAGGTAAAAGCGATTCAGAAAGAATTGGGCGAAGAAGACGAACGCGGCGAACTCGAAGCGCTGGAAAAGCAGATTAAAGAAGCCGGCATGAGCAAAGAAGCCGAAGAAAAATCTCTTTCCGAGCTGAAAAAACTGAAAATGATGCCGCCTATGTCGGCAGAGTCTACCGTGGTGCGCAACTACATCGACACCCTTCTGGAATTGCCGTGGAAGAAAAAATCGCGCGTGAGCAAAGATTTGGCCAAAGCCGATTTGGTGCTCAACGCCGACCACTACGGCTTGGAAAAAGTCAAAGAGCGCATTTTGGAATATTTGGCCGTGCAAAAACGCATGGATAAAATCAAAGGACCGATTCTGTGCCTGGTCGGCCCTCCGGGTGTGGGCAAAACCTCGCTGGGCGAGTCTATCGCCAAAGCCACCGGCCGCCAATATGTGCGCATGGCCTTGGGCGGTGTGCGCGATGAAAGCGAAATCCGCGGCCACCGCCGCACCTATATCGGCTCGATGCCGGGAAAAATCCTGCAGAACATGGCCAAAGCCGGCGTGAAAAACCCGCTGTTTCTGTTGGATGAAATCGACAAACTCGGCAGCGATTTCCGCGGCGATCCCGCCAGTGCCCTGCTCGAAGTGCTCGATCCCGAACAAAACAATAAGTTTGCCGATCACTACGCCGAAGTGGATTACGACCTGAGCGATGTGATGTTTATCGCCACTTCCAACAGCCTCAATATTCCGCACGCGCTGCTCGACCGCATGGAAATCATCCGCTTGTCGGGCTACACCGAAGACGAAAAAATCAATATCGCCATGCAGTATCTGGTACCCAAACAAATGAAGCGCAACGGCGTGAAAGAGGGCGAGCTGGAAATTGCCGAAAGCGCGGTGCGCGACATCATCCGTTATTACACCCGCGAAGCAGGCGTGCGCTCGCTTGACCGCGAGATTGCCAAAATCTGCCGCAAAGTGGTGATGCAGATTACGCTGGCTGCCGACAAGAAAACCGCTGCCGCCGTGAAAGGCCGTCTGAAAGCCAAAACCGTGAAGGTAACCGAAAAAAACCTCCACAATTATTTGGGTGTGCGCCGATTCGACTACGGCGTGGCCGAAGACGAAAACCGCATCGGCCAAGTTACCGGGCTGGCGTGGACGGAAGTGGGCGGCGAACTGCTCACTATCGAGGCTGCAGCTTTACCAGGAAAAGGCAACATCATCCGAACCGGCCAACTGGGCGATGTGATGAAAGAGTCGGTTTCCGCCGCTTGGAGCGTGGTGCGCTCGCGCGCCGAAACAGTCGGACTTGCCCCTGACTTCTACGAGAAAAAAGACATCCACATACACGTTCCCGAAGGTGCCACCCCCAAAGACGGCCCCAGCGCAGGCATTGCCATGACGCTGGCGATGGTATCGGCATTTACGCAGATTCCCGTGCGCGCCGATGTGGCAATGACCGGGGAAATCACCTTGCGCGGCGAGGTACTGCCCATCGGCGGTTTGAAAGAAAAACTGCTGGCGGCATTGCGTGGCGGCATCAAGCATGTGCTGATTCCGAAAGATAACGTGAAAGACTTGGAAGAAATTCCCGACAATGTGAAGGAAGGCCTGACTATCCACCCGGTGAAATGGATAGACGAAGTTTTGGCTTTGGGTTTAGAGCATCAGCCTGAGCCGTGGAAAACCGAAAAAAATGCCGCCGAGGCCGTATTGACGGGCACTGAAAACCAGTCAAGCACAAAAGCAACCAAACATTGA
- a CDS encoding peptidylprolyl isomerase yields the protein MIKLHTNFGTIGIELDHEKAPVTAANFEQYVKDGFYDGLIFHRVIKGFMIQGGGMDENMNEKPGRDPIQNEAQNGLKNDKYTLAMARTQAPHSASSQFFINTKDNGFLNHTEPSLHGWGYAVFGKVVEGREVVDAIEGVATKRHGYHDDVPVESVVITKAEIV from the coding sequence ATGATTAAACTACACACCAATTTCGGCACCATCGGTATCGAACTCGACCACGAAAAAGCCCCCGTTACCGCCGCCAATTTTGAGCAATATGTAAAAGACGGATTTTACGATGGTTTGATTTTCCACCGTGTTATCAAGGGCTTCATGATTCAAGGCGGGGGCATGGATGAAAACATGAACGAAAAGCCCGGCCGCGATCCGATTCAAAACGAAGCCCAAAACGGCCTGAAAAACGACAAATACACCCTCGCCATGGCACGCACCCAAGCTCCCCACTCCGCCTCTTCGCAGTTTTTTATCAACACGAAAGACAACGGTTTTCTCAACCACACCGAACCCAGCCTGCACGGTTGGGGCTATGCCGTCTTCGGCAAAGTAGTTGAAGGCCGGGAGGTTGTAGATGCCATTGAGGGCGTGGCCACCAAACGCCACGGCTATCACGATGATGTGCCGGTTGAGAGCGTTGTGATCACCAAAGCGGAAATCGTATAA
- a CDS encoding YbeD family protein: MSGQNPSLIDFPCNFTIKVMGIQHPEFTSSVLACVQKHAPETRAHHISVRASSKGNYLGATVEAVNVQNQEQLNDIYRGLTGHELVKMVL; this comes from the coding sequence ATGTCCGGACAAAACCCTTCTTTAATCGACTTTCCCTGCAACTTCACCATTAAAGTGATGGGAATCCAGCATCCCGAATTTACTTCGTCCGTACTGGCCTGCGTGCAGAAACATGCACCCGAAACCCGGGCGCACCATATCAGCGTGCGCGCCAGCAGCAAAGGCAATTATCTGGGCGCCACAGTGGAAGCGGTCAATGTGCAGAACCAAGAGCAGTTGAACGATATCTACCGCGGGCTTACCGGCCACGAGCTGGTGAAAATGGTGCTGTAG
- the lipB gene encoding lipoyl(octanoyl) transferase LipB, whose translation MKTVYLGLADYQPVFEAMKAFNARRTAQTEDELWVVEHPPVFTQGLAGKPEHLLRHSSIPVVQIDRGGQITYHGPGQLVVYTLIDFKRRKTSVRSIVSALENSITATLAEYGINAAADPQRPGVYVNGRKIASLGLRIKNGSVYHGLALNIDMDLSPFLHINPCGYAGMEMVQMADFLSPCPPLAEVAGKLTAHLQQKLEAPAAEAV comes from the coding sequence ATGAAAACCGTGTATCTCGGCCTGGCGGATTACCAGCCCGTGTTCGAAGCCATGAAAGCCTTCAATGCCCGGCGTACAGCCCAAACCGAAGACGAGCTATGGGTGGTTGAGCATCCGCCCGTGTTTACGCAAGGTTTGGCGGGCAAGCCCGAGCATCTGCTGCGGCACAGCAGCATACCCGTTGTGCAGATTGACCGGGGCGGGCAAATCACCTACCACGGCCCCGGTCAATTGGTGGTTTACACCCTCATCGATTTCAAACGCCGCAAAACCAGCGTGCGCAGTATTGTGAGTGCGCTTGAAAACAGCATTACCGCCACGCTGGCCGAATACGGCATCAATGCTGCGGCCGACCCGCAACGCCCGGGGGTATATGTAAACGGGCGCAAAATCGCCTCTTTGGGATTGCGGATTAAAAACGGCTCGGTGTATCACGGCCTGGCCTTGAATATCGATATGGACTTATCGCCTTTTCTGCACATCAACCCCTGCGGCTACGCCGGCATGGAAATGGTTCAGATGGCCGATTTCCTCTCACCCTGCCCGCCGCTTGCCGAGGTGGCCGGAAAACTGACTGCGCATTTACAGCAAAAACTGGAAGCGCCTGCCGCAGAGGCCGTCTGA